Within the Paenibacillus sp. AN1007 genome, the region CCTTGGGCAGTACGTACAGATTTTTCTGCCGTTCATTATCAGCAGGAATTTTACGAACGATATAACCGTTCTTCTCCAGTCCTTTTAACATACTTGTAATCGTTGCATCTCTGCGGTTAAATACGTCAGCTAATTTCTTCTGGATTAATCCTTCGTCCTGATGTTCATAGATATAGCCAATAACTCTTCCCTGCTGCGCATTTAATCCCAGTTCGTTGACCTGATCATCAGCTTTGCGTTTGATCTTCATACCAATGGTTTGAAACAAGTCCGAATACGGTGTGTTTTTACGCATGCATCTTCCCCCTGTTCTTCTTATGTTTACGTTTAAAATATCACATCCCAATCGGGTTCAATCCCTAAATATTAGATATCTAAGTGTTTACGAACTAAATATACAGCGCCATTTCCTCTCTGTCAAGCAGCACCGATCTCTTTTTCTTTCCTGCACAATAAAAAAAGGATTGAAGCCCCTTTCGGTCTTCAATCCTTCTGTTGTTAAACTCCCCGTTCTGTCTGCGCTTCAGTCCTGCATCGGGAGAACAAGCAACGCTCTCGGGCCGCCTATTGCGCCTTCTTCCGCAGCTGGCTGTGATACAGCTCACTATAAAATCCACCCTGCTGAAGCAGCTCCTCATGTGATCCCTGCTCCAGCAATCGTCCGTCCTTCAGCACCAGAATCCGGTCTGCTTGACGGATCGTGTTCAGCCTGTGAGCAATGACAAAACTGGTGCGGCCCTGCATCAGACGCTCCAGCCCTTCCTGAATTTTGATCTCGGTCACGGTATCAATGCTGCTGGTTGCCTCGTCCAGTACCAGAATGGACGGATCAGCAAGAATAGCGCGGGCGATGGCAAGCAGCTGCTTTTGCCCCTGGCTAATACCGCTTCCATCGGCCTGAAGCACCCGATCATAACCATTCTTCATCCGCATAATAAAGGAGTGCGCATTCGCCAGCTTGGAGGCAGCTTCCACCTCTTCATCGGTTGCATCCAGGCGCCCGAATCGGATATTTTCCCGAATCGTTCCCTGAAACAAAAATGAGTCCTGCAGTACAAATGCCATATGAGAGCGTAAACTTTCACGCCGAATGGTCGTCATATCGTGTCCGTCAACCGTAATTGTGCCGCTGGTTGGATCATAGAAACGGGATAGAAGCTGGATCAGCGTTGTTTTCCCTGCCCCTGTTGGGCCGACCAGCGCGATCATCTCGCCCGGCTTCGCTTCAAAGCTGATACCGCGCAGAATATCACGCCCTTCATCATATCCGAATGACACCTGATCAAACCGGACACTGCCCTCCATGTTATCCAAGGCTGTGGCCGCCCCTTCATCCTTCGTTTCCTCATCCTCATCCAGCACTTCGAACACCCGCTCCGCCCCTGCAATCGCAGACAGCAGCGTGTTCCACTGATTCGCCAGATCATTTAACGGGCGTGTGAATTGACGCGCATATTCTACAAAGATAATAATGACCCCTACCGTTACGGAGCCTTGAATTGCCAATATCCCCCCAATCCCCGCTACTATGGCAAAGCTCAGGTTATTGAGTCCATTCATCAGTTTTGGAATAAAACCGGATATCGTCTGTGCCCAGAATGCGGAGATCCGGATGCGCATATTCCGTTCCTCAAAACCGCGAACGACGCGTTCTTCCTGTGAGAAGGCTTTAATAATGCGCTGCCCGGATAACGTTTCCTCGATATACCCGTTGAGTTCCCCAAGATTGCGCTGCCGCTCTTTGAAAAGCGGACCTGTTCTGCGCGTAATCCAGCGCATACCGAGAGCCATAAGCGGCACAACGATGAAGGTGAGCAGTGTCAGCAGCGGGCTGAGCCACAGCATCACACCTAATGTGCCGACCAGCGTTAGCACACTTGAAAAAATCTGAATGGCCGAGCTGTTCAGCGTGCTGCTGACATTCTCGATATCATTGGTAACCCGGCTCATAATCTCGCCCTGCTGACGTCTGCCAAAGAACGGAATCGGCAGTTTATGCAGATGAGCAAACAGATCAAAGCGCATACGGAATACCGTCTCCTGAGCAATCTCGATCATCCATATATTCTGCAGCCAGGATGTAAGGGAAAAGAGTATATACACCGCTGCCAGACCCAGAAGAAACCAGGTCCAACTGGAGCTGTTCGCCTCACCAGCGATGAATTGGTCAACTGCTGCGCCGACCATATAAGGTCCGAGCAGAGCCAAAGCGGAGCTGGCAAACACCATCAGCAGTACAAGCGAAAGCTTGACCTTGCGGCGAGAGAGGTAACCCCAGATGCGTCCAAGTGTGCCCGACCAGTTTTTGGCTCGCGCCTTCGGTTTGCGCTGGCCTCCTGAACGGAGTGACTCCGAATCAAGTGCAGGCCGAGGCTGGCGGAACGGCTCAATGAGTGCTTTGAACATACTGTGCGCCCTCCCCGTATTGTGATTCATGAATTCGGCGGTACAGCTCCGACGATTCCATCAAGTCTTCGTGTTTACCCTGCCCGATCAGCCGTCCGTCATCCAGCAGCAGAATGAGATCTGCCGAGGTGGTCGAACTGATCTTCTGCGTAATAATAAACGTGGTACATGAAAGCTCCTCCAGTGCGTTCAGCAGTCGCCCTTCGGTAGCTACATCCAGTGCGCTTGTGCTGTCATCAAGTATAAGAATGCTTGGGCGGCGCACCAAAGCTCTCGCAATGGATAAACGCTGTTTTTGGCCACCCGACAGGTTGACTCCACGCTGACCAAGCTGTGTATCGTATCCATTCGGCAGCTGCTCAATAGTCTCATGAATCTGAGCCCGCTTTGCGGCTTCCACAATCTCTTCCATTGTGGCATCTTCTCGTCCCCAAGCAATATTGTCTCGTACAGAACCAGTGAACAGAACAACTTCTTGCGGAACATAACCGATGGACTTGCGAAGCGTCGGAAGATCCAGCTCTGACGCATCCACAGCATCAATACGAATTTCACCCTGTTCTTCCGTATACAGTCGTGGAATCAGCTGTACCAGAGAGGATTTCCCTGATCCAGTTGCCCCCATAATGGCAATTCGCTCCCCTGCTTTGGCTGAGAACGAGATGTCTTCCAGTACTTGGATCTCACTATTCGGATAACTGAAGCCCACTCCGCGGAACTCAACTGCTCCTTGTACAGTGCGCGGCTCTTGGCTATTTCGTGCAGAGCCGTCGCTGTCCGAATAACGAAAAGAGTTTGTGGAACCCGTACGCTCCGTCTCTGACATATCCTCCGTTTCAAACACTTCATTCAGACGCTGTGCTGAAGCGCTCGCCCGTGAAAATGTTACCAAAATCCAGGAAAGCATCGATAACGCTCCAATCGTACGCAGCAGATAATTAATGACCCCGACAACTTCACCAACGGTAGCCGAATTCGAAACAATATCCTTGCGTCCAAACCATAACACGGCGATGATACAGCCATTCATCATCAGCAGCATGAACGGCATCGTTGTCTCCGTGAGACGCAGCGCGGAGATTGTGCCTTTCATCAGCTTGCCGCTGTATCCGGCAAATCGTTCAATCTCGTGGCCCATCCGCACGAACACACGGATCAGCCGAATGCCTGTCAGATTCTCCTGGATGATGCTGTTCACGGCATCCAGTCTGCGCTGCACATTGCGGAACAGCAGCGCTGCCTTTTTAATCATCCAGATGACAACCACGAGCAGCACCGGCACCATGACAACGAGCAGCAGGCCCAGTCTCGGATTCACCACTATAGCCATAATCATACTTCCGATTACTACGAGCGGAACACGGGTCATGAAACGCAGACTCATGAAGATCGTATCCTGCACCTGAGTCACATCCCCGGTTAAGCGGGTGATTAGCGATGATGTGGCAAATCGGTTGAACACCGCATAGGAAAACGTTTGCATCTTGTCATACAGCTTCTCTCTTAGGTCATACCCAAACCCCAGACTGGCATGGGAGGCAAAAAATGAGCTTGCAATCCCGGCGGCAAACGCGATGACCGCACTGCCAACCAATACACCACCCCACATCCAAACGACGCCCAAGTCTCCCTGCTGGATGCCGCTATCAATGATTTTGGAGATCAGATACGGCTGCGCCAGCTCCACCGTTAATTCAATCAGCATCATGACTAACGCTGCAATGGCGGCGACCCGGTACTTTTTCAAGTGAACAAACAGCTTGAGCATTCCCATTCCTCCGGCCCGGAGCACGTTACATGGCGATACTGCATCATATTTACACCATAAGCTCCGTTATTCTCTTTCTTTAAAGCTATGTAAAATTTCACGTAACCCATACGACTATTATATCGCATTTTCCAGCTGTACATCGTTACGTTCTTCTCATTTTTAGTATTAACCTTAATTTTTAACCTGAAATCGACTGCACATTATAACATGCTGACTATAAACCAAACAAAATACCCAAGTCAGCGCTGCCCGCTGCCTGGGTATCTTTAGAGCTGATTCAACGCAGTGCCCACATGCTCCCGGCGCTCCTTCACATACGTACGAATCTTCTCGGGTTCATTCAGAAAGACGTTCATCGGCCATTTCATGTAAGGGTCATTCTTCACATCTTCCTTGATCTCATCGTGCAGACGGTATACCAGCGGCATGACCTTCTTCTCCGTAAATGCATTCTCCAGAAGCTGATGCATCAGCCTCTTATACTGCCCACGATACACACGGAATGCCAACAGCCTGCCCGTCAGTTTGTTGTATCCCTGAATGCGAACCAAATTCGGATTGACCTTTACACCGTAACAATTTCTTCCCCAAGTCCCTTCGTAGTCCCAAGGCAGAATGCCGTATTTTCGATTCCTGGCTTGTTCATACCATGTATAGTTCTGATGAAATCCGTCAAAGTTGCCTGTCAGCACAGCCCCGCTTAACCAGCGCATATAGTTGTCAATATCCACTCTCGATTGCAAAAAACGGAATAAATCCATTTTCGACTTGGCATTTAATTGTTGTATAAATCTGCGCAGCCTTCTGCGATCCTCCATACTGCCCCGAATCAGGCTGTATCCCGACAGCACGTTTGTTCCCGATTCAGATGAACTGGAGGAGTGTGCAAAGTCGGCACGGTCGTTGACGGCATAGAAAATACTCCGGACCGGCATTCTCCTTTGACGAAAAAAAGAGGACTTCACCCCTTCGATTCGTAAATACACCCCTTCAAGCTGGCCATTGAGATATAGTACACAGTGGCGCGAAGCAGGGGCTGGTACACGAATCGATTCAAAAAATTGGAACGAAAGGGCGTTCCGCAGCAGTGACGGGTCATCGTATTCTGCATTGAAGTGGTACGTGCGGCTGGATGTACGAACCTCGAATGATTTTTTGACATAAGCACGTGTATGTCCTCCCCGGTACCGAATTCGAATGGGAAGCTGCTTACCATCTATATGCATCGTTCCATTTACAAACGTTTCTGACCATATATTCGATGTTAACTGCTGGTATTCGTTCGCAGAGACATGGATGTGGTAGACAGGTAGAGTCATTTCCATCCGCCTTTCGATCACTTGTGGAATTAGCCCGTAGACTGTTACACCATCCTATGCACATACACATCAGGACGGAAGGGCGATTGTACAGCCTTTTTTAGGAACCATATGCAAATTCATATGTAAAATTAGCTGATAAAACGTAACAGCAATCTATAAATTACCATTTCTTTCATAGATTCCTGCCAATTTACTATATAAATAGTGTTCTGCTGGTTCCTCCGATGTTACGTACACATATGATTAAACTACAGACAGACTCCAATGACGAGTGGAAGGGATTCATATAACAACCGTCATCGGCCTATCTGAACTTATATCAGGGAAGGGGCAATATACAATGTCTATGAACGGTCATGGATTGAGAGGTTTAGTCGGAAGAGAAGTCAAGGTCAATCGTGGAGGACCCGATTCGGTACAAGGTACGCTGATGGATGTGCGCTGGGACTATATGGCAGTGAGCTGCAAAGAAGGTATCGTGTATGTAAATGAATCTCATGTCAAAAGCATTACGGACACTGGCCGTTCCGGCGGAGTTAGAGGACCCATGGGGAATCCGATTCCATCCAACACATTCCTTGGAGTTATGCAGGCACTTCGCTTCCGCCAAGTACAGATCAACCGTGGAGGTCCTGAAAAAGTGGAAGGTATCCTGGCCGATGCCAACCAAAGCCAATTGATTCTGACTTTAAAAAATCAGGAGATCATTCGTATTCCGCTGCAGCACGTAAAATCCGTCTCTCTGGTTCGCGGAAGCAGCAATAATAACAACAGTAACAACACAAGCCAAGGGAACAAAACACAAAATACGCAATCCGGCGGCAATCGTTCCCAAGGGAATCGCAGTACGGGCAGCCAAGCTTGCAGAAATAAATCCCAAGGGAACAAAAATCAGGGAACTAAATCAAACAACAAGTCATGGGGAAACCAGTCTCACGGAAATAAGTCTGGTGGCAGCAAATCACGGGGAAATCAATCTCGTGGAAACAAGTCTGGTGGCAAACGTTAATTCAGCAAGGTAGTTCAACGATAATGAGGAGTTAATTTACTGCCAGTTTAAAGGGGGGAATGATCATGCTGATCTTTATTGCAATCGTCTTGACAGGTGTGCCTTTGTACTGGATCGTTATGCCGGGAAGGCCTGCCCCGACTCACGAACATCTGATTCCATCTTCACAAGGACTTCTCCCCCTGGGAGGTGAATCACAGTAAATGCCAGATTACCAGTTGTGGTTAACCTTCGGGGTATTCATCATCACGGTTATTTTTCTCATGTGGCGGCCGGGCGGATTAAATGAATCTATACCCACTTCGCTTGGTGCCCTGCTTCTTGTTATAACCGGTGTGAGCAGTCTAACTCATATCCTGGGTATTTTCGAAATTGTATCTGGTGCAGCAATCACGATTCTCTCTACCATTGTTATGTCCATCATTCTGGATAGTATCGGCTTTTTTCGCTGGATTGCTGTCAATATGATTGAAAAGGCACGCGGCTCCGGCTTCCGATTATTCTGGCTCATTCTATTACTCTGTTTTCTCATGACCATCTTCTTTAACAACGACGGCAGCATTCTGATCACTACCCCCATTATCATTCGAATTTGTGTCATGCTGCGTCTGAAAATGCATCAGCAGCTGCCCTACCTCATCTCCGGTGCACTCATCGCTACAGCTTCCAGTGCCCCCATCGGACTAAGCAACCTTGCTAACCTGATCGCCTTGAAGATGGTGGGATTAAATCTGAACACCTACACTCAGATGATGTTTATACCATCCATGCTCGGGATTACCGCCATGACTCTCCTGCTGCTCTACTATTTTCGCAAAAGCATACCCAGAGCTATCCACCATTTTCCGATATCTATGCAAAACGCATCTGGTTCAGGTTATCATCCGCTTCAGACGACTGAATCCGACAACTTCAAAAACAATGTAGACTGGTGGTTGTTCCGTGTCTGTATCGGAATTGTAGTGTTCATCCGGGCAGGATATTTTCTGGCGGAACAATTCGGTATACACATGGAGATCGTCGCCATCACCGGTGTGGTTCTCATGCTTGCTGTACGATGGTACCGTACACGCTCCGGACTGAAGGACGTCATCACGCAGACGCCATGGCATATTCTTCTCTTTGCCTTCAGTATCTATATTATCGTGGATAGTCTTCACCGAGCCGGAATGACAACATGGATTACTGAATTCACAGGTCCGATTGCAGCGAATGGAAATGCCAGTCTTATTGCTGTATCCGGTTTACTGCTGACGGTGCTGTCTAATTTGTTCAATAATCTTCCCTCGGTCATGATCGGAACATTTGCTGTTACTGACCTTCATTTGAGTGATGCCCAGCTGCATCTGGCGTACCTTGCCAATATATTAGGCAGTGACATTGGAGCATTATTGACCCCTATAGGCACACTAGCTACCTTAATTTGGATGTATATATTACGGACTCACCATATTCGAGTTTCATGGAAACAGTATATGAAGGTGACCTTCATTGTGATACCCATCAGTTTAATAATCAGCCTGTTTTCCTTATATATTTGGGTGGCTGTACTGTTTTGAGAGGAGGTATACTGTGAAACTTGCAGCGATGTTAGGTAAAAACATTGAATTTGAGCTATCCGGCTGTAAGCTGCTTATCCAGGGTGAGGTCATAGATGCAGGTGAAGATATCATGGTCGTGTATGGTAATCAACGCTACATTTATGTGCCGCTCCATCATCTTCAAACGTTGCGTTTTATGAAATCAGAAGAAAATTCAAATCATATGGACATGCCCACACCAGATCCTGAAATGGATCATGACAATATCTCTTATCGAAAAGTGCTCATGAATGCTCGCGGAAAATTTAGTGAAATCTCCATCGGTGGACGAACGCTGCACGGCTATATTACCAGCATCATGAACGATTATTTCATTTTCTATTCTCCTTTGCACCAATCCGTCTATGTGTCTATCCATCACTTGAAATACATTATCCCTTCTCCTGCCAACAGCAGACCTTATGCAATGGATTATCAGCATTTCCCGATACAGCCCTCTTCGATCTCGCTGTCTCGCACCCTCGATCAACAGCTGCAAAAAATGACAGGAGAACTTGTCATCCTGAACCTGGGTTACAAACCCGAACAGACAGGATTGCTGAAAAGTATAAGCAATAGAATGCTTGAAGTCATTGATGCCGAGGGTTCCGCACGCTTCATGCATACCAGCCATGTTCAAACCCTTCATCTACCTTGATGGGAATTAGAATACCAACAGGGATATTCCGGAGATTGGCATTATGCCCCGGAATATCCCTGTTATATGTTTGCTGAATCCGAAATCGAGACTCCTGTCATCTGACTGCTGATTACTTGATCCCTTTCGCCTTCGCCATGTGCTCGGCCCGAATCAGATGATCCGTTGAATTCGCTGTGTTCAGTATGTTCCAGATCGCCTGAATATCCTGCTCTGGGTACAAAGTTTCAGGGAGCTCTGTCTCCAGCCGTTCTGTCTTGCGCTGAATCGTCTCCACCAATTCATGATCGTAGATTACCATTTCATCGGAATTGACATACCTTACGGCTGGATCAACGCTGATTCGGCAGCGATTCGTGAATGTCACCATGGAGACAAGTCTCACACGTTTGTACTCTCCAAGATGTGCTTGAATGGCTTCAACATGAGCACGGTGCTGCATCAGCGGATTGTACATTTTGACACGACTGCTGCTCACCGACCAATTCGCTTCCCGCCGGCCGCCGCGAATCTCTCCGGTTGTCAGGTTCCGGGTTTCGATGACAAAGATTGCCCGCGGCCCAATGACCACATGATCAATCTGTGAATACCCCGAACGCGACTTCGGGTTGGTAACCAGAAGATCATTCAACACTTTATATTCACTGGGCAGACCAAGCAGAAGCTCGGAGGTCGTAGGTTCTTGCGGCACACTGATCCAATCCATATCCGACTTTTTCTTCTTGCGCCGACTGCGTACAAGACGTGGAGGAACAGCAGCTGCGGTTGACAGAGCTGAAGCTGTAACAGCATCGGTAAGTGGGCTCACAAGCTCTGGCTGCGTCTTGAACAGAGAACGAATTTTTTTGAACATGGGCAGACTCCATTCGATTTAGAGTGGCACATCCATTATGTAAACTTCTATTTCTTATGTCGGATTAAGTCGAACGAAAGTAAAGATGTTTTCCCTAAATTCATTTTTTACTTAAAAGTGCACGATATAATATACCCAAATCTGTGACTTTAGACACAGGTATATGTTCAAAATATAAAAAAAAGGCAGCATTCCCTTTTCCCTAAGCAAAAGAGTCCGCTGCCGTCTTCACATGTTGGCTTCTAGGCCTGGAGATAATACGTGTACAGCACTTGTGTACCTTTCTCATCCAAGCCGTTCTTCGATATTTCCTGATAGAGCGATTCCGCCAGAGCCAGTCCCGGTGTTTTCATGCCCATCGCTTGAGCAGACTCCAGTGCAATCCCCATGTCTTTGATAAAATGTTTCACATAGAATCCAGGCTCATAGTCGCCTGCGATCATACGCGGACCGAGGTTGCTGAGGGACCAGCTTCCGGCCGCGCCCGTCGCAATACTTTTCAGCACATTCTCCGCGTCCAGTCCCGACGTCTTGGCATAGGCGAGTGCTTCGCATACGCCGAGCATGCCAGAGGCGATCGCAATCTGGTTGCACATCTTGGTGTGCTGTCCGGCGCCCGCCTTGCCCTGCAGCACAATATTGGTGCCCATCTGCTCAAAGAGCGGACGAACTGCTTCAAAAGCTTCTGCGTCACCACCCACCATAATGGACAGCCTGCCGTCCCGTGCGCCGATATCACCGCCGGATACAGGCGCGTCCAGTGCATGCAGCCCTTTGGCGTTCGCGGCTTCGGCAATACGTGCAGCCAGCAGCGGGCTGGATGTGGTCATATCAATCAGATATGAACCCGGTCTGGCATGGGCAATCAGCCCTCCTTCTCCGAGGTATATCTCTTCCACATCTTTCGGATAACCTACCATCGTAATGACGACATCACACGCTGCAGCCAGTGCGGCAGGCGTTTCATGCCAGACAGCTCCCTCATTGACCAGGGCTTCGGCCTTGGCGGCAGTACGCGTGTATACATGGAGCGGATATCCCGCACGCTGAATATGACCCGCCATACTTTTGCCCATAACGCCTGTTCCGATAAACCCTACTTTAATCTCTTGAGGTGATTTTGTTGATTGTGTCATCGCAAGTTTCCTCCCTGTTCCTTGAGTAGTCCAAATGCTGCAGATGCTTGTCTGCAGTTCAGTTAGTATCCAGCATAAGCTAAACCAATCGTAAAACAATGAGTATCCAGCAAGATGAGCTAAGCCCGAGTCTGGCTCTTATACCGTATATGTTATAGCTTTCTTTCCACTACGTCCATCTCGGGCTGCTTTTTCTGTGAAAAAAATTGAAAAACGAATCATTATCTCATAGACTGTACAACCTAACGCAAACAGTTTGAAACGGAAGGGGATTGACATGAGTCAGGATAAAGGACAGATTACCATCTGGTTATCCATCTCCATCATTTTGCTCAGTGCCGGACTTGTCTGCCATGTCTTGTCGGTCCCGGCAATTCTGGATGCGGCCGGAAGGGATGGATGGCTCTCTGTTCTCGCAGCTGCACCACTGTTCCTGCTGTTCCTGGGTATGATGTACATCATTATCCGGCGGATCCGTGGACAGCGGTTGACCGATTGGATTGCCCGTGAGTTTGGCTTGGTGCCTTCGTGGATCTTTCGCATTACTGCGGCCTTATTATTGTTCTCGCTAGGCACACACACCTTATATGAAACCACGAACTGGACGGTATCCACTTACCTGCCCTTTACCCCAACCTATGTGCTGGCTGGTGGAGGCGCTTTGGTTGCTGCATGGTCCGCAGCCAAAGGCATCCGCTCGATTGCGATGACTTCCAGCATCCTGCTGCCTTTGGTGATTCTGCTTGGTTACTTTGTCATGTCTGCCAATATGAAATACAAGGACTACAGCGAGCTTTTCCCCATCATGGAACACGGCTGGACTCCTGTTATACGAGGTATGGTTTACTCCCTAGCGGGACTCATGGAGATCTGGGTGCTGATGCTCTTTCAACATGATATCAAAGGCAAGCTGCGCTGGTGGCATGTGCTGCTGCTTGGCCTCTTTATGATCAGTATGGCCATGGGGCCTACAATGGGAGCTATTGTCGAATTCGGACCGGATGAAGCTGCAAAACAGCGAAATAGTCCCTATGAACAGTGGAAGCTCGTCAATATCGGCAAGCTCTTTCAGCACGTTGATTTTCTTTCGATTTACCAGTGGCTCAGCGGCTCATTTGCCCGTGTTGCCATCTCTATATATCTGATTGTTGATCTGCTGGATATCCGCAGACCCAAAAAACGCTATACTGCCATTCTCTGTCTCACACTGATTATGTGTGCCCTGGCCATCCAGTGGTGGCGGATTGATTATGTCGATTATTATGTCGATCACATCCAATTTCCAGCCATGCTCTACTACGTGGCAGCAATCACCATTATTTTGACACTAGCCGCTCTGATTCATAAAAAGGACAAGGAGGCCCCTGCTCATGGCACAGCCGCCGCGAACAACACCAATCCGTCCGGAGACTGAACCGTTCCGTATCGATCAGCATTATTTGACGACCTATTTTGCAGGGTCCGATGACGTCATCATCGACAACCACTGGCTGGGTGACGGTCAGATGAAACTGGTTGTCGCTTACTGCAGCGGCATGGTCGATACTCAGATTATTCATGACATCATCCTGCCTGAGATGAAACGCACTTACGAAATCACACGTTTCATTCGCGTATCTGACATTGAAAAAAATATTAATCTGCAGTGGAACATCGTTGACCTTCACGATCCGCAGTACGGAACGGAACTTGTATCCCTTCGTGTTTTTGAAGGACACCTGCTTCTGTGTCTTCCTTCCCTGCAGGTTATGTGGAGCATTGATATTTCCAACATGCCTGCACGAACACCGGAAGAATCTACCACAGAAGTGTCAATCCGCGGAGCGAGGGATGGTTTTATTGAACCTCTTGCAGTGAATGTCGCTTTGATTCGGAGCAGACTGCGTACCGCCGAACTTGCCTGCAGCATCGAACTTATCGGATCGCGGTCAGCAACCAAAGTCGCTTTGATGTACATGAAGAACATCGCCAACCCGGAATTAATCAAGGATGTAAAACACCGTCTCAGCGCAATTCAGACCGAACGACTCATGACAGCAAATGAACTG harbors:
- a CDS encoding endospore germination permease gives rise to the protein MSQDKGQITIWLSISIILLSAGLVCHVLSVPAILDAAGRDGWLSVLAAAPLFLLFLGMMYIIIRRIRGQRLTDWIAREFGLVPSWIFRITAALLLFSLGTHTLYETTNWTVSTYLPFTPTYVLAGGGALVAAWSAAKGIRSIAMTSSILLPLVILLGYFVMSANMKYKDYSELFPIMEHGWTPVIRGMVYSLAGLMEIWVLMLFQHDIKGKLRWWHVLLLGLFMISMAMGPTMGAIVEFGPDEAAKQRNSPYEQWKLVNIGKLFQHVDFLSIYQWLSGSFARVAISIYLIVDLLDIRRPKKRYTAILCLTLIMCALAIQWWRIDYVDYYVDHIQFPAMLYYVAAITIILTLAALIHKKDKEAPAHGTAAANNTNPSGD
- a CDS encoding NAD(P)-dependent oxidoreductase; amino-acid sequence: MTQSTKSPQEIKVGFIGTGVMGKSMAGHIQRAGYPLHVYTRTAAKAEALVNEGAVWHETPAALAAACDVVITMVGYPKDVEEIYLGEGGLIAHARPGSYLIDMTTSSPLLAARIAEAANAKGLHALDAPVSGGDIGARDGRLSIMVGGDAEAFEAVRPLFEQMGTNIVLQGKAGAGQHTKMCNQIAIASGMLGVCEALAYAKTSGLDAENVLKSIATGAAGSWSLSNLGPRMIAGDYEPGFYVKHFIKDMGIALESAQAMGMKTPGLALAESLYQEISKNGLDEKGTQVLYTYYLQA